The sequence CTAGAAAATAAGAAGACCTGGGCTCAGAATGCTTTTTAGTTGTACTTGCATCAATCAGAAAATTTGAGGGCACAACTTCTTTTACCGCACATTTGAAGTCACTAAAGTTCGATGAGCATTTGGAGACTTCCCCCTCAGACCCTTGACCTAAAACATATGTTACTGACATTCATTAACTGTTGATTTATCAATTCAAGGCTGATAGGGCGTGAAACTCACCTAATTGCTTCAGAATCTTGAAGTCGTGGGCGAATTTCAGTTTGAACGGAGGAAATAGTAGCTCTTCACACTGTCTAACATGGAAGCACAGAATTTCTTTCCCAAATAATTGCTCCGTAGTGAGCAACTGCAATTCCTTGCACATTGCAAGTAAGCATGTGGTTCTCCATTTCTTTTGCGAACCTAATTAAATTTAGGACAGGAATATTATGATATGGTTGTTCAAATAGTGTGAGCTCATATCAGAGTAAGTAAACATGAAAACTTATGATTCTGGAACTATATCATAATATTCCTGAGCCGTGGTGTTAATTAACAGAGATAGAACAGGTAAATTAGCAGTGCGACCATATCATATCATATCAGACTAAGCAAACCTGAACAACCATATCATATCAGAGTAAGCAAACCTGAACAAGCATATCATATCAGAGTAAGCAAACCTGAACAACCATATCTAATTTACCTACAGGATACTATTTGCGTTTGTGCATTCAACTGCTAATTTTAAGCTTCCTAATTGAATTTCTATTTTGGAAGTAAGTGATCATTCACCAACTGAACAGAGCACAACAGTTCATAACAACATAATAAATTGATACACTACATAAGCAATACTGCTGCCGAGTAAATTCTGTTAAATGGACCAGGGGCATATCCAGTCACCGACTAGTACACAGTTTGTACACCACAAACAGTTAATACTCCAACCCTCTTCCTGAAACTAAATGGCAGCAATTCAACCTATAAAAATTTCCCAGCATCAAGGTAGTATTTCATAGGCAGACcacttcaaaaaaaaaaacatgccGACATCACCGAGATCACGAAATAGTAGCTAAACGGGAAAAATGGACAGGGACAGAAATATtcatcaatccggagcagatcatatACCTCTAAGGTCAAACACTCGAATGGCTACTCGATCCTCGCATGGATAGATCTGCGCCGTGATGCAGCAGGTACCCTCGGCCAACAAGCCCTCGTCCACGCTCTCTCCTTCAGGAACCAGGGAAATGGACGAAGCTTTACCAGCATAGGTGACGGTGAGTAGCAGGCTGGCGACAGTCGAAGCTGCTGGAGTCGGGACGGCGGGCGCCGCAAACGAAGCCGAAGCCGTGGCCTCCGTGGACGGCACCGCGGCGCGCCCACCGTCGGAGCAGCACTCCCATGCGGGAAGTACGCCGTGGACTTGCTGCCGCCCCGCGGATGGAACTCCAAGGCGTGTTTAGTTTCAAATAGTAGTCGCATTGCCTACACTTCTCAACCCAGCCTGGATGAGCAAAAACAGTCCCAAATGTgccatctgcaagttgtttggttgcctgcatcgagGATCGCTGCATTAGGTAATACccaagtgcactttgtttggttgcctgcattaggCCAAGTAGCACATAAACACGGCGTTTGATTGCCCGCATGGGATgtgattaagagctagcacttgcactGAGCACAGAGTTAAGAGCTAGCGGAGGAAGGGGGAGAAGAAATACAGTGTGCGCCGGACCATGACGACTGCTGTGGATAGTGGATGTGGCGTCGTGTCCGACATGGCGAGCATGGAGTCGTCGACGAGCGACCCCGTTGGTGGCACGGCGAGCGACACCGTCGACTAGCAATAGCAAGCATCACCGACTTGGCTGCGAGCTAAGCAAGCAAACCAGGGCCGACCTCTCTCAATTGGTCGCTGCTCCCTCCAGCTTGCTCTCGCAGCTGCGCCAGAGCAAGCTGCGCCCTGGGCCGCGGCCGTCTTGATTCGCGCTGGTGACTGAGGCGGTCAAGAAGGGAGGTCGAGGGAGGGGTCGTCGGCAGCCTGCCATCCCGGACCGGAGCACAACGCCGGCGAGAGAGACAAATGGGGGCGGGGACCAGGCCGTCCGCGCCAGCGGCGGctctgctcgccgtcgccgcctgcTGCGCGGCGCTCCTCGTCACGGCCGCGCCGCTGCAGCACCACCAGCCGCAGCAACAGCACAAGCACGTCAGGATTGCCAGTGCAGTAGACTGCTGTCCAAAAAGAGATGAAGCTACAATCGTCGAAACCAAAAACTTACAACACGAATGTTGTGAGGAACTGCGAGATTAGGCTGCTGGTCAAAGAAAATTTCAAACAATCCATCATGCGCgacgaatctgacaaaattcgtcCAAAACAGCTCCAAACGGGAACACGAGATTAAGAACTTACGGCCAACGAAACTACGAACTGATCGCCTGAATGGAACCAtagcatcgaggtgcatctttttcgtgtagagcttacctcgaatcgaagcaccgttgtgtagaTCAGAGAGGGGATTAGGTAGAAGCTTACTtgaggttgaagaagacctcaAGTAATCACCTTGCATCTCTCCCGTCTCCACTCGTGCAAGGGCCCGCTTGCTAGCGCTCACCTCGGCCTGACTCACGAGAAACTGCTGATTCGTGAGCTTCCAGTGAGCCGGGCTCTGGGCCGCTTTAAGAAGCGTGCGGTGCAGGCCCAACAATGAAAACGGGCAACCAAACAGGCTTCTCTCTTCCCGCGCGGGCCTAGTTGGGCCCTatacgggcaaccaaacacgccccaagAAAACCTCCGCCGATCGGCCGCCTTGGATCCCCGCCATTGCCCAAAACCCTAGCGGCTTTGGGATTTTGCGAGACTATGAGGGGATTTGGCCGCCTCCAATTGAGCTAAGGGAACACTCCGGGTATAGTACAGGTTTCTTTTTAAAACTAAAACACGGTTGTATGATGCTGCTTGTGTTTGGTTGCTTGGGGTTTTTTGGGGGTGTGGGTGTGGGTGGCTCCTTCTCGCCCCCTCACTGTGTTTTTTCGCCCGGTGTGTTGAACTCGCTTATACTCTATTTCCCATCCCTTTTATGAGTCTCTAGAACGAATgtatttttgtttgtttttatgCAATGGAAAGAGGGTATGCCTGGTTAAATAAAGACAATGTTATATCTTAAGCCTTCGATTAGGTGTGTTGTAAAAAAAAGGCTTAAGCATGCTATGTATATCTGTATTCCTCACTTTCGTTCTTAATTCATGATTAGAGTGTCAACCCGCTTAATCACGGAGTGCCATCTGTTATAGTTGGAGTTGAGAAAATTACATTGATCGTCCCTAAACTCGCTGGCCCATAATCAAAATGTTGTTGAACTTAAGAAACACTATAATACGATACTTATACATGCGAATATGTGACATCTACGGTCCTATGTACAGTCTTGGCTATGGTAGAGCATTGTCATGCCGCCTCGTGGCATTGTCTTTTTGCAGAAGGACCCCTCGCTTTTTCAGAAATTGACCCGTGCCCTACTCCTTGTTGTTGTCAACACTGAAGGGGGGAATCCCATAATCCGTAACCTTAGCGTGTAGCGACGATGTAGATTACCCAGTCGTTGGCGAAGATTCTAGTTCAGGTGGGAGAGGGCGATGCGAAGAAGCTCATCAAGCTTGTGAGATTTGTAGTTGGTTTCCGAACATGGCGATCCTCTACTAGCAATCAGCGGAGATTGCATTGGCTGCCATGAAGGAGGAGAAGGCATGGATGATCGAAGATGGAGCCATTCCGATCGTGATAATCCATTGGGCGATGATGGAGACAGAGGGGGAGGATCCGGGGCATAGAGGGTGTTGGAAGGCTTACAGGTCTCCCGTTCTTCATCTCCCGGGTGCGTGCTCATGGCGATATCGGCGCTGGTACCAGGAAATTAGGCGACGCTGGACGACGGCTAGGAACGTGCAACTGCCTCATCGCTCTCCCTGCTTCCTCGCTCCTCTCAAGGCTTGGAGCCCTTGGTCGCTCAGCCGACGAGCAGTAGGGGCCACCGCCACTCCGACCGGCAGCCGATGCCTAGCTCAACTATTATGATCCCTCCTTCTTCTTGTTTTCATCGATTTCAATAAATGTATTGATCGATTCCTCATTCTTTTGTAGATTCATCGATGATTTGGTGGAGGCTGCTACTTGTTAGATTGGTGAAGACAAAGAGCTTTTGCTTCAAATTTATGTAGTTTGTCTGAACATATGATGCCATCCCTATGAAGAATTTATGTATAATTAGTTATGATGCTAGCCCTCTCAAGAAGTTTATCTAGTTAGATGAACGTATGATGCCATCTTTGTTAGATTCATGGCTATGTTTAATTAGTTGTTGAATAAGTTTTGTTTAATTAGTCATGACCAAGTTGCCATATGGCTTGTCTGCTGAGTTTTGTATTCCTGAAGAAGATGCAAAAATGCTTAATTTATTTGGTATACGATTCAAGGCTGGAGCGTGATCATTTGATCTTGTTCTTGTATGAATATAGGCTTAAAGTGTTCATATGTTGTCGCTGAATTTTCAATGACAACATTGTATCGGCGCTGACAGAAAAGATGGCTAAATTTTTGAATGACAACATTGTGTTCATATGTTGTTGCCAAATTTTACAATTTGTATCAAGTCTGTATCAGGGTTTTTATTGCTAAATGGATCAACAATGTGTTCATATGTCAGTTTGGCTCTGGACTAGTGCGTCGTAATTTTGGTAAGGACCGGAATTCCACTGGTTTGGTTATGTGATGGTTATACCAGATTTCAGGTAAGTGCTGGACATCCGGTAGGCAATGTGAGACCGGACATCCGGTAAGCTTAAGACCAAATGGGTTTCCTAAGACATAAAGAATATGTCTTTTTTGGGTCAATACTCAAGAGTGTTTTGTTGGTGTATGTGTGGCATGGATGTATGATGTGAGTGTAAGGCATTGAAAGAAACCGTACGTTTTAAGCAAATCTTTCATGAGTCCcgatgatcccctcttaatagaGTGGGacccctatactcaagaacaaaccgaaAAGCCTAAGCTATTTGTCTTTATTTCTTTGTTCTTTAGCAATACACTTATGTAGTTCATGATCCACACGCATGATTCCGCGGAGTCTAAAACCTGTGACATGCTTGACAAACATGATTAGTCCTAtatatgtatattgtcatcaacatcaaaatatgattaaggccATGATTGCACTTTAAGCGGGGCCCTGCGCGTGAGCCGGCACCGCACGCATCGACTGACGTGACCGATCTGGCTTGGACGGGGCCGGCGAACGCGACCAAGTGAGCCCGGCCTCCCCTCACGTGCGACCAACCCTAACGGAGTGAGCCCACACCCATGCGAGCCGAATCACGCAGGAGCACGCATGTGGACGACTGACGCAATAGAACGGCCTAACCAAACGTGCTAGCAGGCCCGTGTATTGCGACCGGACCAGCCTGACGCAGGGCGAGGACATCAACAGGCGGGTCCGGCTCGCCCGTCGCGCATGAAAGAGCGCGTGAAAAGGCCGTCTCGTCACACCCGGTGCCACCGAATGATTGTGTCCTCGGGCTCGGCCCCGCGGTCCACCCGTCATGATCGTCGAGCTGGGTCGCCTGGGCACGCGCTGCCAGGGCAGATCAAATGGTGCATAGAGCTCACGAGAGGCCGCATCTTGAGTATGTCAAGTCTTCGGAGGATTTCATCTTAAGTACGCCAAGGGTCATGATAAACACTAGTGGTTGAGGCCCGCCATTGCGGGCCTCCTGAGATAAAGCTGGGCGGTGCTAGGTAGGCAGTCGCCCCTTCTGGTTCCTTAATTATCTTCATTCTCAACTGATGTATATACATGCATGCTTGATTCTCCTATCAACAAATGGCATACGTACTTGGTGCTTGAAGAGTTGTGCAGATTGTTTCAACAGCTTGCCTGGCTGCATAATAAATCTCTAGTTTCTGACCTTGCAAAGACGTACAAATTCCAGTGCTGGCAAAAAGAAATGAAAAAGAGGTAAATTTGGTCTATATGATACATGGTGTATGTTTATCATACACCACCAGTTCACCATATATACAAAACAAAATTGCACTTAATTTATTCAAACATATGTATGTTTGCAATTTGCACTTCATACATCTAATTTTTCATGAATTTTACCCGTAGTATGGTGCACAGGCAAACAATAGTAGTTTTGTAAGGGGTGTTGTATGATAGCAATCTACCATTGGCAAAACCAGAAACATGACTCCTTAGCAATGTCTAAAACACACTACTTTGGCCCAAGAAATGCAAGAATCAGCAAGTTCAGGGGGGAATCATAGCAGCAGCTGAGAGCTAACAATATGTCACTTTTGCCATGCAAATTGTAGCTGGCTCAACTTGTTTTCTTTCACCCACCTGTTGCAACAATGTATTTTTAAAATCTAAAAAAAGGAAGTTTCCATGACCAGACAACAGGATATAGCCAGATTACCTATCAAGATGCAGAAGTTCATCCTGGTGGATAGATTTAGAGAATGTGAAATCTTCAACAGCCAAAGAAAAAAGTTCTTGGTTGAGACCATATGGCCTGATTCGACAAAATATTTAAAATCTTAGTATGGTATCTAATTAAAATGATTTGTAGTAGTACTCTTTTTACAGAAATGAGAATCTTACAAGTATTGTGTCTTCAGGATGTGGGAACCACTAGCATCAGAAGGTTTGATGTTCCTCTTGTGGTCTAGACATTCGAGCATGGTATAGAAGGGAAACTTAAGGGCATAGTCCATCTGAAATTACAAAAGCACAAAATTGGGCATAACTTGGAACTACTAAGTAACATACACCTCTCCAAAGAGTAGCGGTTGGGGCACCGCCCTATGGTGCCGCCTGAGAGTACTGGTATTTAATGTCACCTAACTTGAAGTATCCTATACAAGATTACATAAAAATGACAGAAGTATGGTACTATTTTACAGGATGTGTGTGCGTCAAACATCAGAACTCATGTATGCAGGAGCATGCGTCTGACAGGAGAAGGTTGGGCCAGCCATCTAAATCCTGATGTACTGAAACCTAACTTTTCATGGTAATGAACTCGCAACTGAGAAATTTGGGGCTGTCTATATACAAAACAAAGCAAAATATATCACAAACGTATGCCAGTAATGTCCTGAATGTATCTAACATGTAAAATAGTATATATTCTGAAGCATGACCATGTCAAACATAAATATGATCGATTATCTTATTGTTATGTGCACTAAACACAGAATATATGTTGAAACTACTAAAACTATGCACCGTTGTCCTTCTGAACCTGTACTCGAAGAATTCAGGATACCTTTCTAAATTGGCAAAAACACCAAACTAACTGAACATTTTATAATTTCTCTGACAAAGAAGTACTCACCTTTAAGCCAGTGCTGCAAAATCCTATAGCTCGCAAAGGAAAGAGTTCATAGTCTAAACATGTCTATGGTATAGCTAAGAACCAGCTAGAATTAGCTAGCTCGGATATGTTTCTTTTCCAATATTTTTTAAATAGATAAAGAAAGTTGTAACAACACGAGAACTACCATAGCAAGTTAAGAACTAATAACGCAATAATCTGTAGTCCTACATGCCTCTACTATGGGGATCAACCAAGCATTTGATATCAGCCAAAAGTAGTTGTAATACAGTTATAATTGGATCAACCCCTATGGTTTGCAAGAACAAAAACAGTCACTCTAAATCCATAACTAAAAACAATATGGAAATAAGGTATGCTATTGATAATTTATTTCATACAAAATAAGGTCATGGATATAGCATTAGTAAATAATAACAAAGAAATTGTACTTGTGTATAAATCTACATATGGCACTCCTATTGTACTTGTGTGTAAATCTACATATGGCACTCCTATTGGAAAATAGAGAAAAATAGAACAAGTAGCAAAGTGAATAAAGAGGTTCCTTTGGCACAGCAGCGGTGTCTTGTGGTTAGTAAGAAGGCTCAAAAACATTGTAAAAAAATGTAAACCAGCGACAAAAATGGAGGTACAGGACAATGGGAAATCGAAATATGAAAATAGCATTAAATACTaacaattttttgaaaaacatgaaagaCAACTCTTGCAGACTACAGTACTAATCTTATCGCAATTAAAGTAGAAGATTGCTACACTGGATGGTCAGCAAGACTAAAAGACCGCCATACTTCCCTACCTTTTCTAAAAAGATACTTCCCTACCACTATAATCTATATATGAACCTATTACCAAAGTACCGGCCCTTATTGACACAAGTGGAATATGTACGAATAGCGTAACAAAATGATTTGTCAGGAACTTTCTGAAAATAGAGGAAAATCAGAACCTGTACTAACTGAGAAACTTCATTAGAAAGTGTATTGAACTGAAACTCACAAAAGCAAAGGAAATCAGTCCTACTTTGACCACAAGCAGGAAGATATGTCAATCAAAAAAAGAAACATAAACTAAGAGAACTTAATTAGTGCATCTTGGACCATGCTGAATATTGTCAGGTTTAACCATAAGCCGCTTACGTGATTCAGCTAGTACAGGTTGCTTCAGTGGTTCAGCTAAGAACAGTCATAGTTATTCAGAATAGTTATTGTTTGCTTCTGTCGTTCAGCTGCATCACACAACTGGAAAAATGTGAGAGGTTATTGATTGCAATGGACAGGAGACACTATCCCACGCGTCTAAATTAAACCAGCAAGTTGGCATGTAATTTATTTAGAAAGAAACACCACAGCAGGCTAATCAACAATTTTCCTTCTTCACTAATTTCCTTCTTCTCTGTAGCTCTTAACATGGCGCAATGATTTATCCCCTATTTTAATCTTACACCAAAATCTAAATTCAGCGTGTGGCACATATGTTTGTAAAACCAGCCTAAAATCTGAGAAGAGCAAAAAAACTGAGAAAGTAAACTTGGTTATTCTAAGCTTGCAGCCAAATGGAACATACATGACAAAATATGCATTGCTGGTTATCCAATATTTGTCCACATGACCTGCTTACTCACAAACCTGGAGATAGTATGGAAAGATAAAAGCATCAAAAAGTGATCCAGCACAACCAACTACCATGATCCATGTCGCCATGCCCATCTTATCCTCTCACACAAAGTACATACCAGCATGGTCATCGTTGTTGATTACTCGCCATTGTAATCCTAGAATGCAAAATACCGATTAGTACTATCTTGCAAGGACTTATTCGTCTATAAGCAACCAAGCATGCTCTCTGTGCACATGCCAAAAAAAAACCTTTAATCCATCGAATAGGCAAAATCATCTGTAGGAGAATGCAGTTTTACACCACCTGCAAGAAATCAACCTCCTCAGCAACCTAACAAATGTAGGACAATTAAGGTAAGCAACAATATTTCAAGGGTGAAAAACATGCATATAGATACTGAAGAAAACACACTATATACCTTCAGATTCAACAACTCAATTATTCCAGAAAGATCTTAGGATTGAAGAGCCCTTCAAACCAAACCAATACCAGTAAGCCTGCAAATCAACGAACACAAGAGGCAGTTTGTTACGATGGCAGTACGGGAGAAAGACAGAGAGGAGGGACTGGTGGTGCCACTGCAGGCTTAGACTCCAGGGCTGCGGTGCAGTGGCCGGAGGAACAATCTGGGCTTTCGCGTCCTTGGATAGCACGTTCCCAACCTGTAATCAAGCAAACTATTAGCCAAATTCCACAAATGAATATGACATCAAAGAGATTTCTTGAAGAACTGGTGCATTTCAGAGAATTATCACACCTGGAGTCGGCGGTCTCTTGCCTCTCGATGTTGAAGAAGGATTAGTATGTTGATTAATTACGTGGTTCTTCACATAAAAAGGTACTTTTCTTATCTGTTAAGTACATACATCTCACAGGACCTTGCTACTCATAATTCACCAATCAAATTATATATCCTTAATTTGGTGCATTGCCCAATCACAAACTGATAATAAAATAGAAAAAACTCTACAGCGACAGACAAGGCATGGTGATATGCGACAAAGTTCCAACTTATCTTGCAACCAATCAAACAATcacaaaaaaaaaggaaagaaaaggagcCTGTGGGAGAATTTCCAACACCTCACCTCATGGTCGCAACCAATGGCTGCTCAGAGACCAGCTCCATCTTGCCCATCAGCAGGTCCGTGAAAACCCACAAAATCAACAAGTTCATGGACGGGGCACCGCACATAGTCGACTCCCCGAGCTAGGGTCGCCGTCAGAACCTCGATGCCATCCCCTTCCGCCCCTCCTCTGCAACCATCATGGCGGCATGGTGGAACGTGAAGACCAGAAGGTTTGGGGGGAGAGGCGGATCTGAGGAGGACGCCTTGTCCAATGGCGGGCGGCGCTGGAGGAGCTGGGATGGGCTGATGCGGAGGCGGCAgctgcgacggcgacggcggcggcaaccCTAGCTACACGCGATGGGGTTTGCTTAGTGGGGAAGGGGTCGCGAGCAAAACCTGTTCAGGTAACACCTCCCTCAGCGATCGCtcttctctattttttttctctctcccgtCGACACAGACACACAGTGCGCGGGTCCAGCGTCGACGTGGCTAGCGCGGGCGTTCGCCCTTTGCGCAGCTGAATGTGTTTAATGGCCATTCTTCGGTTGTCGATGGGTCCTCTGCCCGGCGCATGACTAGTAGGCCGACGTGGTGAGTACCCGTCAACCCAGGTAAACATCAGGCATGTGGTGTGGGACTTCATGCCGTGCCGAAGCATGCGGTCGGCCATCCAGATGCGAGACGTGGCATAGCAAACCAGATGTGGAGATTGCACTTGGCCCGCGCCCAAGTCTTCCAGACAAGCTTGCTGCATTGGAAGAACTCCAGCACAGCAAAGAAAACGGCATATGCAGAGCTGGCAGTGTACGCGCCTGCCGCAATCCATTTCTAGACGGCCCGATCGGCGACGTTGTAGTTGAGCTCAATATCCTGAAGACGATCCAGAAGGTACAGGAATTGCATGATCGCACGCACAGAGAGTGTGCCAGGGGGGTTCGGCTCCTCTACAGTTATGTTATTACTGTACCCGTGCATTTACCTGTACAATCTGCCGTTCATTTCAATCGAAGGGCTCTCCTTTCTCCCGGTATCTCTGTCACAGCGACGCCTTCCTCCTTCAGCCGCCTCCGACCTCCACTTTCTCAACCCTCTCACCGGCGCGCGAGGTgccctcctgtcggccgccacgccGGCCTTCGTCCACCCTAGCCACGCCGCAAATGAACACCAAACATCCAAATTATGATGCTGCTTATGACTCCTTATGAAGAAGATGGCGTGGCCGCGATGATCCCACCGGCCAGGCTCCGGTACGAGCTCCACGAGAAGGTCATACTCATGTCCGCGCTGCCCAGGCGCCGAAGAAGCAGACCGTGGCGCCGGAGTCAGGCCCTTAGGGCGGCTACGCTGGCATGCTCACCTGCCAGCCACTGTCCCTCATCGTCATTGACCGAAGCCGCCGACACGAGGTGGACGTTGCTTCAGTTGTGCTGCCGTTTGGTCCTCCTTTATCATGGTCGGCGCTGCTTTGGTCGCGTCACCCTGCTACCGTGGCTCGCGGCGTGCGTGCTCCATATCGATGGCGTACAGCAGATACCTCATGAACCTCTCGTCGCTCGGTGCAACGGCTAGCTGCGCAAATTATCAAATCCCGAACGGCCAAGCGCAATGCATATACTAGCATCGTAGAGATCCGCATGCACAATTGTATCTGTACGTGCAGGCGCACATTTTATCGCAAGAATTAGACGAGGACGTACATAACTAGCTATTGATACAAATAGAAGCCCCAGCTGGAGCACGCCAAGGCCGAGTTCTTCGAGTTCATCAGTGGACGGTGAA comes from Triticum aestivum cultivar Chinese Spring chromosome 5B, IWGSC CS RefSeq v2.1, whole genome shotgun sequence and encodes:
- the LOC123111849 gene encoding uncharacterized protein isoform X2 — protein: MGMATWIMMDYALKFPFYTMLECLDHKRNIKPSDASGSHILKTQYLPYGLNQELFSLAVEDFTFSKSIHQDELLHLDSTGICTSLQGQKLEIYYAARQAVETICTTLQAPSSQKKWRTTCLLAMCKELQLLTTEQLFGKEILCFHVRQCEELLFPPFKLKFAHDFKILKQLGQGSEGEVSKCSSNFSDFKCAVKEVVPSNFLIDASTTKKHSEPSEVTLMVKLNHGNIVKMFLSWNETGSNFMGLPSDATFICMMLSARTLSYYLDQRSIIELDTVNNLFLQIMMGLEHIHKQNVVHHDLNLEIS
- the LOC123111849 gene encoding uncharacterized protein isoform X1, with the translated sequence MGMATWIMVVGCAGSLFDAFIFPYYLQMDYALKFPFYTMLECLDHKRNIKPSDASGSHILKTQYLPYGLNQELFSLAVEDFTFSKSIHQDELLHLDSTGICTSLQGQKLEIYYAARQAVETICTTLQAPSSQKKWRTTCLLAMCKELQLLTTEQLFGKEILCFHVRQCEELLFPPFKLKFAHDFKILKQLGQGSEGEVSKCSSNFSDFKCAVKEVVPSNFLIDASTTKKHSEPSEVTLMVKLNHGNIVKMFLSWNETGSNFMGLPSDATFICMMLSARTLSYYLDQRSIIELDTVNNLFLQIMMGLEHIHKQNVVHHDLNLEIS